The Amblyomma americanum isolate KBUSLIRL-KWMA chromosome 5, ASM5285725v1, whole genome shotgun sequence genome window below encodes:
- the LOC144135335 gene encoding uncharacterized protein LOC144135335, with protein sequence MNSFARLALLTVIAFAVSRTATLAKKESGTSCEPDLSSSDIGDRALCPYTRTLDRDPDRFPPEIATVHCNCVESLCGDAGDFRCHEVKEKLLVNYPAQRRNSSVEVTTACICVASKSELGSPTQTRVLMNTAHNG encoded by the coding sequence ATGAATTCCTTTGCTCGCCTCGCACTCCTTACGGTCATCGCCTTTGCGGTATCCCGGACAGCCACCCTAGCCAAGAAAGAGAGCGGAACAAGCTGCGAGCCCGATCTAAGTTCGAGTGACATCGGTGACCGGGCGCTGTGCCCCTACACCCGCACCCTGGACAGGGACCCGGATCGCTTTCCTCCAGAGATCGCCACCGTGCACTGCAACTGTGTCGAATCGCTGTGCGGAGACGCGGGTGACTTCCGTTGCCACGAGGTGAAGGAGAAGCTGCTGGTCAACTATCCGGCTCAGCGTCGCAACTCCAGCGTCGAGGTGACCACGGCGTGCATCTGCGTGGCCAGTAAGAGCGAGCTGGGGTCTCCGACTCAGACCCGAGTCCTCATGAACACTGCGCACAACGGGTGA